A genomic segment from Lignipirellula cremea encodes:
- a CDS encoding transglutaminase-like domain-containing protein, which translates to MLIKVGYEISFLSPQPTPMVLMLYLHPTRASTTLKADNLLITPTTPVLQHYDMFGNLCGRIVAPTGSILFHDEAVVDDCGLPDLQAPDAAQTEVQDLPPDVLPYLLASRYCEVDSELKDIAWKLFGETAPGWTRVQAICDFVHNHIKFDYMQARSTRTALDAYREQVGVCRDYMHLAVTFCRACNIPARYCTGYLGDIGVPAVASPMDFSAWFEAYLDGEWYAFDARNNTPRIGRVLMARGRDAADVALTTSFGPNELQSFRVWAKEVG; encoded by the coding sequence ATGCTGATTAAAGTCGGATACGAAATCTCCTTTCTCTCCCCCCAGCCGACGCCGATGGTGCTGATGCTGTATCTGCATCCCACCCGTGCGTCCACCACGCTCAAGGCCGACAACCTGCTGATCACGCCGACGACGCCCGTTCTCCAGCATTACGATATGTTTGGGAATTTGTGCGGCCGGATTGTCGCTCCCACCGGTTCCATTCTGTTCCACGACGAAGCAGTCGTCGACGATTGCGGGCTGCCCGACCTGCAGGCTCCCGATGCGGCCCAGACCGAAGTACAGGACCTGCCGCCGGACGTGCTGCCTTACCTGCTGGCCAGTCGTTACTGCGAAGTCGACAGTGAACTGAAAGACATCGCCTGGAAGCTCTTTGGCGAAACGGCTCCCGGCTGGACGCGCGTGCAAGCGATCTGCGACTTTGTGCACAACCACATCAAGTTCGACTACATGCAGGCCCGCTCCACCCGCACCGCACTCGATGCGTATCGGGAACAGGTCGGCGTCTGCCGCGATTACATGCATCTGGCCGTGACGTTCTGTCGCGCCTGCAATATTCCGGCCCGCTACTGCACCGGTTACCTGGGCGACATCGGCGTGCCGGCCGTCGCCAGTCCGATGGATTTTAGCGCCTGGTTTGAGGCGTATCTCGACGGCGAATGGTACGCCTTTGACGCTCGCAACAATACCCCGCGCATCGGCCGCGTGCTGATGGCCCGCGGCCGCGATGCGGCCGACGTGGCGTTGACGACCTCGTTCGGCCCGAACGAGCTGCAGTCGTTTCGCGTCTGGGCGAAAGAAGTCGGCTAA